ACAAACTACCGTAAAACTTCAATAGCCCTGACCAAGCCTAAATTGTATCTAAGAACGCAATCCGAATACAATTCTGAGAGTCCAGATCCAACACTTTCCGACATGCTGGGAAAAATCTGGGGCTACGTCCTCTTCCTTATTGCATATCCCATAGCCTTCTTCGGGATAGCCTATGTGAAATTCATGAGGATGGATTTAAGGTGATTACTATGAAAAATAAAAACAGATCAATTCACTACTTGCTGGCAATCGCAGTCATAATGCTGATTGTATCTTCGCTGCTGGTATCCGGGTGTACCGTAAACAACAGTCCGGCAGTAGCTGCCGGGCCGGATACGACCGTCCCCGAACAGACCGATCAGCAGCCCGAACAAGTCACAGACAATTATATCGGAGCCGGTGAAAGACTGGCCGAACCTGTAAAAGTCCCCGGAACCTGGATCGGGACAGATAAATCAAAAGCGATACCGGATTACGATGACGAAACCAAAGAGAAATATCTTGCCGAAGCAAAAGCTGAAATTCTCCGGGTCTTCCCTGAAACGGATGTTTCCACACTGAACAGGTATTACTGGGATGCGGAACTTGCAGGCTCGTTTTTCATTCCGGCTCTCGTTTTCAGTGACGTAATCGTGGACAAAACAGAACCTGAAAATGCCTGCGATCAAATCTATTACAGCCCGGATAAAAAACGAATTACCTGGTGGTATTATGACACAAATTCCCCGGCCAGGGGCACCAGCGGAAGCGAGATAATACGGCAGGAGGACGTCGATATGGAAAGGGATGTTCTGCCGGTCTTCAAAAATATTATCGGGAACGAGGAGTTTGAAAGAAACAGGGACAATTACTCCACATATCTTTTGGACGACGGAAATATCCACCAGACAACCGCCGCGTACATCTGTGAAGGCGGCAGCGGTGTCAAATGCTATATGGGCAATACGAGAGTCTCCTTCAGCAGGACGACCGGAAGAGTTGTGGCATACAGGGAGAATTTCAACGAGGAAGAGTTCTACAGCCAGGCGGTAAAATTGCCCACCGTCCCGAAAATATCTCTTGAGGAAGCCAAATCGATCCTCGAAGCAAAACTCGACGAACTATACCCTGACGACCCGCAGAATATTCAATATCCCGAAGGGGGCTCAGCCGATCTTTCAGGCGGCCTGTTCTGGCTCGATTCCTGTGTATACATGGATATAGAAGACGATTACCTGTTAAGCCCCGTACCATTGGCATGGGGAATCATATACATAACCAAAGAATCACAAGGCTGGGGCGGATCAGGAGAAATCTGGGCGGCAGTCGATGCAAACACCGGCGAAATAGTGAGTATGTATAACGACCGGATAAGGATCTCGGGAAAAACTTACGATTGAGGACGATTAAACTTTAAAACCGGGCATAAGCCCCTAACGGGGCAACCCTATGCTCAGTTCGCTACGCGAACCTTCGCAATTGCGATAACCCGACCTGGGCGCTACCCATCCGGGTAGCCCCGGCCGGGAGAGAGACCTGTTATAAAACGTAAAATAAGTTAATGGAGCGGGAGGGATGCTCGTCCATCCCGACCGCGACTTATCGCCACAGAGAGGCCCCGAGGTCGGGGCCGATCCGCGGGCTGCCCGGCGGCCCGCGGCGAGGGGTTGTCAACGATGCACCGGTTACATATGGATTACATATCCAAAAAGCCGGGAAATCCTATATTTCCGTAGAAAAAATCCGATCTACAGTTTCAAAAAAATATTGTTGTTGAGGAAAACCCTTCAATTACATATCATGATATTATTTTTTATCCCTGTTTCCCCGTCACATAATTGATAACATTCTCGCAGATATCCGCCGAATAATCGCCGACCCTTCTCATACTGTCAGAAATAGAAACGATGGAAATCGCTATATGTGCCTGGTAATTAATCGCCAGCTTATTGATCCCGCTGCATTTATCTTCAAAAATAAGCGAATCGTTGATAATATCGTTTGCCTCTTTGAGGTCGTGATCGAAGAACGACTTGATGCTGCTCTTGAAGATCACGATCGATTCTTCGTTCACCCTCCCGATCATATCCAGGATCTCTTCAGGCGGTTCGCATTCCCCGAGTTTGACCACGTTATGAGCAATCCTACTCGCATGATCCCCCACACGCTCGATGATCCTGCTCACGAGGAAGTAGTTCATGATCCCGTCGAGAGGCACATTCATCTTCCTTGCAAGATTGATATCGCCCAAAATAAGATTCGTCTGGCGGCCGATAAGCCAGTGAAGACGATCCACATCGTTGTCTCTCGATATAACACTCTGGGCAAGTTCGAGATCCCTGTTCTTTAAGGCCCGGACCGCATCCTCGTGCATCTTCTGCACTATAACAGACATCCTGGATATCGTGTTTTCGAGCGGCATCTCCGCCGGATTCAGGAGATCTTTAATGACGATCTCGGTCTCGGTCTCGTCCACGACCTCCTGGCCGATCGCCATATTCGTAAATTCACGGATCTTCTCCGAGGCAAAAGCAGGAAGCCTTCCGTGCGCCCAGATCCGCATCGTCGTATATCCCGCGAAATAGGCGCCGATAAGACTCCGGAGAAACAACGTCTGGTCCGTTATGGCGCTTACCTCGTAATTCCAGACCTTCTGGATCTGCTCGCCCGTCGTATTCGGCGTAATAAGAATAGTCCCGTCGTCCTGCTCGATAAGGCCGACAGGATCGTTTTTCGCGATTTTATTCCTGGTAATCCATTTCTTAGGCAAAGATACGATATACGAGGACCCACCGCTCATCTGGATCTTTCTGATATCCATGTCAGTATTTTTACTCCAAAATATATATAAGAATATTGAAACGATATCCGACTATCTTGATAAATACAAAATATGATCTCTTTCGGGTAAAGTTTATATTTCAAATACCGATTTGATATCGGTGACCTAATGAAGGACAGCCATAAAAAATCAGGTCTGGTATTAGTCGCACTTGCAATTGTTGTCTTTTCTGCAATCTTTGTATGTGGATGTACCGGAAACAGCGGAGTTGATAATCCTTCCTCTACAACGGAAGCGACCACAGCAACAGTTCAGACTCTAACAGTAACAGGGTCAACAACTGTTCTGCCCATCGCCCAGGCAGCTGCCGAAGCATATATGGAAACCAACAAGTACGCAGATATTCAGGTTTCCGGAGGAGGTTCGGGAGTTGGTGTCCAGGCAGTAGGAACAGGCACTGCCGATATCGGAATGGCATCAAGAGATCTGAAATCATCGGAATCCGAAGAATATCCGAATCTTGTCCAGCATGTCATCGCAGGTGACGGAATAGCTCTTGTAGTCTACAAAGACAATCCTGTAGACAGCCTCACACTCGCACAGATCAAATCGATATACAAAGGTGAGATCACAAACTGGAACCAGGTAGGCGGCAATGATATGGAGATCGTAGTCGTAGGCCGGGACTCATCATCAGGAACCAGAGAATTCTTCTACGAATCCGTCATGGATGAAGAAGACTTTGTCGCAACACAGCTCGAGAAGAACTCGAACGGTGCCGTAGCACAAACCGTAAGTCAGACACCGGGAGCGATAGGCTACCTCAGTATGGGATACCTTGACGATTCGCTTAAAGCTCTCGACATCAATGTCGACGGAACACTCATCGAAGCAACAGTCGACAACGTTCTTTCAGGAAAATACCCGGTTGCAAGAAACCTCAACATGTTCACCAACGGCGAAGCATCAGGACTTGCAGCAGACTTCTTAGCCTACATCCTCGGCAGTGACGGACAGGCAATCGTAGTCGAAGAGGGTTACGTCCCTGTAGCGTAAACGAAAAACAACATTCGGGAGACAATTCTCCCATTAATTTTTTATTATGACATACGGTACAGATTTAAAAAAAAAGACTGTAAAGGATGAAAAATCTCCTTATAGTTCCAGTAATCTTTCGGATCAAATCGTCCGGGGGATACTTTTCGCCGCAGCCGCTTTTGGCGTTCTCACCGTTTTTTTCATACTACTTTTTCTCCTGAAAGACGGTATTCCCGCTTTTGCCTCCATCGGACTGTACGATTTTTTGTTTGGCAGCGTCTGGAATCCCGGGGGAGCTAATCCTACATACGGTACACTCCCGCTGTGGGTCGACACCCTTCTCGTAACACTGGGTGCGATGATCATCGCAGCACCTCTCGGGATAGGCAGTGCAATATATATCTCCGAGATCGCGTCGTCCAGGATCAGATCGGTAATCAAACCCGCGGTCGAACTCCTTGCAGGAATCCCTTCGGTCGTCTACGGTTTCTTCGGTCTCGTAATACTGACCGACTGGCTGAGGATAACGTTCGATCTTGCCACAGGAGAATGCTGGCTTGCCGGCTCTATCCTTCTCGGCATAATGGCTCTTCCGACGATAATCAGCGTATCGGAAGATGCAATCAATGCGGTCCCCGATAATTTCAGGCGGGGTTCGCTCGGACTCGGCGCCACCTACTGGCAGACGATAAGCAAGGTAATCGTCCCCGCAGCTCTCTCCGGGATAACTGCGGCCATCATTCTCGGAATGGGCCGGGCGATAGGAGAGACGATGGCAGTGATGATGGTTACGGGTAATTCCGCCATAATACCGGACCCGATATACAACATATTCTCGCCGGTACGAACACTCACCGGAACACTGGGAATTGAGATGGGCGAGGTTGCGGTAGGAAGCGAACACTATCATGCATTATTCGGCGTCGCCCTGCTCCTCCTTGTGATAACT
The window above is part of the Methanolacinia paynteri genome. Proteins encoded here:
- a CDS encoding phosphate uptake regulator PhoU, producing the protein MDIRKIQMSGGSSYIVSLPKKWITRNKIAKNDPVGLIEQDDGTILITPNTTGEQIQKVWNYEVSAITDQTLFLRSLIGAYFAGYTTMRIWAHGRLPAFASEKIREFTNMAIGQEVVDETETEIVIKDLLNPAEMPLENTISRMSVIVQKMHEDAVRALKNRDLELAQSVISRDNDVDRLHWLIGRQTNLILGDINLARKMNVPLDGIMNYFLVSRIIERVGDHASRIAHNVVKLGECEPPEEILDMIGRVNEESIVIFKSSIKSFFDHDLKEANDIINDSLIFEDKCSGINKLAINYQAHIAISIVSISDSMRRVGDYSADICENVINYVTGKQG
- a CDS encoding phosphate ABC transporter substrate-binding protein — encoded protein: MKDSHKKSGLVLVALAIVVFSAIFVCGCTGNSGVDNPSSTTEATTATVQTLTVTGSTTVLPIAQAAAEAYMETNKYADIQVSGGGSGVGVQAVGTGTADIGMASRDLKSSESEEYPNLVQHVIAGDGIALVVYKDNPVDSLTLAQIKSIYKGEITNWNQVGGNDMEIVVVGRDSSSGTREFFYESVMDEEDFVATQLEKNSNGAVAQTVSQTPGAIGYLSMGYLDDSLKALDINVDGTLIEATVDNVLSGKYPVARNLNMFTNGEASGLAADFLAYILGSDGQAIVVEEGYVPVA